In the Apteryx mantelli isolate bAptMan1 chromosome 1, bAptMan1.hap1, whole genome shotgun sequence genome, one interval contains:
- the U2AF1 gene encoding splicing factor U2AF 35 kDa subunit isoform X2, which produces MAEYLASIFGTEKDKVNCSFYFKIGACRHGDRCSRLHNKPTFSQTILIQNIYRNPQNSAQTADGSHCAVSDVEMQEHYDEFFEEVFTEMEEKYGEVEEMNVCDNLGDHLVGNVYVKFRREEDAEKAVIDLNNRWFNGQPIHAELSPVTDFREACCRQYEMGECTRGGFCNFMHLKPISRELRRELYGRRRKKHRSRSRSRERRSRSRDRGRGGGGGGGGGRERDRRRSRDRERSGRF; this is translated from the exons ATGGCGGAGTATCTGGCCTCCATCTTCGGAACAGAGAAGGACAA AGTCAactgttcattttatttcaaaattggaGCTTGTCGTCATGGAGACAGATGTTCTCGGTTGCACAACAAACCAACATTTAgccag ACCATCTTGATTCAAAACATCTATCGTaacccccaaaacagtgcacAGACGGCTGACGGCTCACACT GTGCTGTGAGTGATGTTGAGATGCAGGAACATTATGATGAATTTTTTGAG GAGGTCTtcacagaaatggaagaaaaatacgGTGAAGTTGAAGAGATGAATGTTTGTGATAaccttggagatcatctagttggAAATGTATACGTAAAG TTTCGCCGTGAAGAAGATGCAGAAAAGGCTGTGATTGACCTGAACAATCGCTGGTTTAATGGACAGCCCATTCATGCTGAGCTCTCACCTGTGACTGACTTCAGGGAGGCCTGTTGCCGTCAATATGAAATGGG GGAGTGTACACGAGGAGGTTTCTGCAACTTTATGCATTTGAAACCCATTTCTCGGGAGTTAAGACGCGAGTTGTATGGGCGTCGTCGTAAAAA GCATAGATCCAGGTCAAGGTCCCGTGAACGTCGGTCTAGATCCAGAGATCGTGGtcgtggaggtggtggtggaggaggaggaggacgtgaACGTGATAGGAGGCGGTCAAGAGACCGTGAAAGATCTGGTCGATTCTGA
- the U2AF1 gene encoding splicing factor U2AF 35 kDa subunit isoform X1 gives MAEYLASIFGTEKDKVNCSFYFKIGACRHGDRCSRLHNKPTFSQTIALLNIYRNPQNSSQSADGLRCAVSDVEMQEHYDEFFEEVFTEMEEKYGEVEEMNVCDNLGDHLVGNVYVKFRREEDAEKAVIDLNNRWFNGQPIHAELSPVTDFREACCRQYEMGECTRGGFCNFMHLKPISRELRRELYGRRRKKHRSRSRSRERRSRSRDRGRGGGGGGGGGRERDRRRSRDRERSGRF, from the exons ATGGCGGAGTATCTGGCCTCCATCTTCGGAACAGAGAAGGACAA AGTCAactgttcattttatttcaaaattggaGCTTGTCGTCATGGAGACAGATGTTCTCGGTTGCACAACAAACCAACATTTAgccag ACCATTGCCCTCTTGAACATTTACCGTAACCCTCaaaactcttcccagtctgctgaCGGTTTGCGCT GTGCTGTGAGTGATGTTGAGATGCAGGAACATTATGATGAATTTTTTGAG GAGGTCTtcacagaaatggaagaaaaatacgGTGAAGTTGAAGAGATGAATGTTTGTGATAaccttggagatcatctagttggAAATGTATACGTAAAG TTTCGCCGTGAAGAAGATGCAGAAAAGGCTGTGATTGACCTGAACAATCGCTGGTTTAATGGACAGCCCATTCATGCTGAGCTCTCACCTGTGACTGACTTCAGGGAGGCCTGTTGCCGTCAATATGAAATGGG GGAGTGTACACGAGGAGGTTTCTGCAACTTTATGCATTTGAAACCCATTTCTCGGGAGTTAAGACGCGAGTTGTATGGGCGTCGTCGTAAAAA GCATAGATCCAGGTCAAGGTCCCGTGAACGTCGGTCTAGATCCAGAGATCGTGGtcgtggaggtggtggtggaggaggaggaggacgtgaACGTGATAGGAGGCGGTCAAGAGACCGTGAAAGATCTGGTCGATTCTGA
- the U2AF1 gene encoding splicing factor U2AF 35 kDa subunit isoform X3, whose amino-acid sequence MQEHYDEFFEEVFTEMEEKYGEVEEMNVCDNLGDHLVGNVYVKFRREEDAEKAVIDLNNRWFNGQPIHAELSPVTDFREACCRQYEMGECTRGGFCNFMHLKPISRELRRELYGRRRKKHRSRSRSRERRSRSRDRGRGGGGGGGGGRERDRRRSRDRERSGRF is encoded by the exons ATGCAGGAACATTATGATGAATTTTTTGAG GAGGTCTtcacagaaatggaagaaaaatacgGTGAAGTTGAAGAGATGAATGTTTGTGATAaccttggagatcatctagttggAAATGTATACGTAAAG TTTCGCCGTGAAGAAGATGCAGAAAAGGCTGTGATTGACCTGAACAATCGCTGGTTTAATGGACAGCCCATTCATGCTGAGCTCTCACCTGTGACTGACTTCAGGGAGGCCTGTTGCCGTCAATATGAAATGGG GGAGTGTACACGAGGAGGTTTCTGCAACTTTATGCATTTGAAACCCATTTCTCGGGAGTTAAGACGCGAGTTGTATGGGCGTCGTCGTAAAAA GCATAGATCCAGGTCAAGGTCCCGTGAACGTCGGTCTAGATCCAGAGATCGTGGtcgtggaggtggtggtggaggaggaggaggacgtgaACGTGATAGGAGGCGGTCAAGAGACCGTGAAAGATCTGGTCGATTCTGA